The sequence below is a genomic window from Lodderomyces elongisporus chromosome 2, complete sequence.
CTGCCGCTTCTTGGAGTGGCAAAGAACCCATTGGCTTCAGTTTGTTGTGCTCTAACTTGTTCTGTTAAGGAGTCCAAGAACTGGTTGGtttgtttcaaaagatGTGTGATTCTGTGATCCTTGGTTTCATCCAACAATTTGAGGTACGCCTCTTCGTCGTTAGCTTTCAAAGCTTGTAATCTCTGTTTAGCattcttttcaagttttttgctttcttctttctcggTGAGTTGATggaaattgttgatttgtttGTAAAGGTGCACGTTTCTATAACTGTCCACAATAAGATGTTTACTGCTTCTTTCAATGGAGCTCTCCAAGATTTGTTCAACTTTGGAAATGTGTAGTTTACGCTTCAACTCTTTAGCTTCttgctttttcaattcttctaGCTGTACAGCTAGCAAGTGTGGGTTTTGCTGCTCAATCTTGGGTCGGAGGCTAAATGATCTTTTCTCCAGTAAACAAATTGGAagatttttcaaatttggaTGCAAGTATTTAACCTGCTGTGCTTCGTGTGATATTATACTatgtttgatttgtttctgtttacTCAACAATCGAAGCCCCTTGAGCTCGATTAATGATTTCAACTTCAAATCGTCGATTCCATTGCCGTTGAATGTCCCCAAATTTGAGGGAAGATTTCCAATCTCCTTCAATGTTTGCGAAATCTTGTTTGTTACAACTTTCTCGATATAGTAGTTTCCAAGGGAGGCGTATTTGGGGTCTTTTGTAGTTTGATCAAACAGGATTGCTCCTGCTTGACTAGCTCTGGTCTCAAAATCTGGGCTAAACACTAAaagtttttgcaaaatcttGTCGGCAAGTGCTTGATCCGACTCGTCTTCGACTTCTGGAGTAAATACCTTTTGGAATGATTCAGGTAGGTCGTAATCTTTGGATAAGAGTAGCAACCCAGCGATTTGTTTCTCGAAAAGGTCaatattcaatttttccTTGGTTTGTTCCTGTTgttgcttcttttccaactGTAAATTGTCAAAAAAGgctattttttctttttcaaacttaTCCTGTTTCTCGCTCAATTGAGCCAAAACGGATTCCAACTGTTCTTTTTGAACCGCATTGGGATCTTTAAATTCGGTAAACTCTTTGGAAATAGCCTCATTttgctgatgttgttggtatggctgatgttgttggtatggctgatattgttggtatggctgatgttgttggtatggctgatgttgttgatatggctgatgttgttggtatggctgttgttgttggtatggctgatgttgttggtatggttgttgctggtactgttgttgctggtactgttgttgtagttgataTTGTTCCTCTCGCCTCTTCTCAGCGTGGTCAAACAtttctttgtatttctttGAGTCTGTCGAGAGCCTATAGTATTCAGCCAATAAATTACCCAATTCTTCTCTAGTTGTCGGGAGCTTGTATGGGTTATCTGTTGTTGAAGCTGGCACATCTGTAATGCCACTATTGTTGTTAGCTTCATTAGCAATAACACTCTGTTGGTTAAGCTGGATTCCAGTCCCGTTTGGAATGGATACTGCTCCGTTCATCATAAACTTGtacttgtacttgtacttgttctctttctctctctctttttgttattgtctatttctctttttcgttcttttgactttttcttaatcaactaaagaaaaaaagaaaaaggtaCCCAgaattctttttgtattatCTCAAGTTATCAAACTGTGGTAATATCCtagtttttgttgctgctagaaagaaaaaaaaacaattgattTGGTGTGCTGTGATAGATGGTGCCTATGGTGCTTTGTGAGATGAGATCTATAGTTTTGATTGATTTGACGGTCAAAACTCCAAACTAATCCGTGtaagttttgtttgtttgtttttttgttttttgttttttttgtttttttgtctttttgtcttATGGGTCTTTTgggtcttttttttttctagcAGTATGAATTACTTGTTACCAACCaagagataaaaaaaaaattattttggCGATTGGTAACAAACGAATACTCtcctttttggtttttatttttctctgtaatttgtttttatgtTCTGTGCGCTTTTTTTGGAGCTTTGAagaattgttgttgttgttgttgttgaacaaGCTGTGCTGTTTTGGGGCTTGCgcgggaaaaaaaaaaaaactagtGACAAAAATACACGACCTTATTTGGTAAAATGTATTTAGAGCGTTTGAGACTAAACATAAGGCTTGTGTTTACCTCAATGTCTCTTCTATATCTATTCTAGCAAGCAGTCAAgtgtcatttttttaaagagtAAATAAcatagaagaagaaaaggaagaagtaTAGAGTACTAGTAAGTTATATAGTCTGTTTTCATTAtggtttttcctttttgctttctaaGTTGCTTGAGTTCATAAGTATTCGTTTCTCATTATAAccaattattttttttcgcaGAATTTAGGGccaaaatatataaaataaaaattgaaagactACGTGGAATATAtatggggggggggaaggcAAGTTTCAACAGATAGCTACAATCAATATAGCATACATGGCcaacaaaatataaagtAGTAAAACAGTTCAAAAGCAATAAGGTCACTGATGTTGGCTATAGTCTAGTCtcccttttttattttgtttgtttgtttttcaaacttcttgacaaaaagaagaagaagaagaagtagtagaagaagaagaagtgaaaCCCACAGGGAGTTCCAAGTTGCTGCAAAACAAATAGTGTCATCTACAAAACGCGAAATGCGAAATGCGAAATGCGAAATGCTAAATGCGAAATGCGACCTAGCAAGGCAAGgcaaggaaagaaagagagagagagagagagagagagaaagaaaaaaaaatgggcTAAAATGGTATGATGAACCATAGTTGTCCACAATacatttcaatttctaACTTGTTAAGCAATACATCCACAATCtcaatcatcatcatcatcatctttatACAGAGATATTGTGCATACCCATTTACAATAGATTAATTATCAAATATAGTCCAACTTTATATATTCAATCATGTTAGTGCTAGGTTTGTCCAGAAGATGCGTGACCAAGGGTCTTTTTTCTAAAGTTAGATTCAACTCTACCAGCACCATTACCAATACTACTACAACTTCGGGATCACCATCGGGCCTGCTCTCATGGGTTGACTACtttaaattgaaaaaacaaaacaacagaaTCAATATGGTTAGTGGAGTAATTACTGGTCTTGGGGGCTCATTGCTCACGTTGGGTTACTTGGGAAACATTGAGATTGATGTTGAAAAGCCAATTATGGGATTCGACCCAATTATGGTGATGGGAGGAGCAGTGATACTTGGTGGATTTGCCGGCTACTTGGTTGGTCCATTCATTggctcttttgttttcaaaatgttgAACAGATCGCAGTTGAGACAATATGAAGTCAAGAATagttttttcctttctagGTTAAAGAACAAGAGACCCGACCCTTCAAGCCAAAGTTTCTCAAACCCTATTCCTGATTACTACGGAGAAAGAATCTACTCGTTGAAGGATTATAGACAGTGGTTAAGAGACTGCAATGCATTTAGAAGAAAAGCCAAGGAGTTTCtttagaaaaaattaaaataaagaaataataaaaattaaccattcttctttaCGATATGGAAACACTAgaaccaaacaaaagagaatgaACTTTGAAATGAAATCAGATGAACTTTGAAATGAAATCAACTGAATTTAAGTGTTTcttatttcaattttgttttcttttttttattcattattagtatttttatattttttatttttcattttcggAAAATGGATGATGTTGGGGTTTTTGCTGATTGCATAAACAAGGTATATTTTAGGTCTtggtgtatgtatatagaCACTTGTTGCACAAAATACTTTATTGGAAAGAATCTATCTAGCTTCTCATAATTCTCAAACAAATGTTTGTTCATTCGATATGTACTACGCAATTGCTATCAATTGCTATCAATTGCTATCAATTGCTATCAATTGTTGTCAATTTTTGTCAATGAGGTGTATAATTAAGAAAGCTTGCTGCTTTTTCAAATGGTATCAACCACACTCTGTAGCCAATTATGTTTACTCAAATGAGCAGTAAAATATTACTTTCCGATTGCAAAAACAGttataaaggaaaaagaaaaaaaaaaaaagaacaaaacaaaacaacaagaaaacattacttttatatatatgtttaaTTGACatattcaaaatttttcctctttttttttttttttttttttcaaatatgcAATTTAACCTTTTGGTTACAAGTAGTTGTTGCTTTCTTGAACAACTGCCAAAATCACCTTGCAGTATATTGAGCCATGaaacaagcaaaacaagcaaaacAGTTGAAGTGAACTCTTAGGTATATTGAAGTGAGTTGGGAAAGATGTTCCACGTCTAGTAGTTAAACCAAAAATTTGGAAGCTACTACTTCATATATGATTATCACGTGATCAAAAgacttctcttttttttttcttcttcttctttttaatgTTTCTCAATTACCCGGggatatacatatatacatatatacatatatacatatgtatgTAGATTTCCTATTTTCGCCTAGACCATACACGAGACTCGGGAAAGTGTCTCctgcaaaacaaacaacaaaatagtGCAAAAACAGAGTACAGAAAGGGTTGATCTGAGGCCGGACTTGTTTACCTTGATTAGTTCAGCAAGTATGAAACACAGGAGGCATGTGTCACTTCATTACAGCGGTTCATTAAGTTTTCATTTGAGTGACTCAAACTAAGTATACCAGTCAAaggatttttttttcctctgcTGAATAATCTACATGTCTTACAAATGTTACAAATGGTAAATAATTTCACCCCGGGatattatttttgcaaccataACAATTTATTGTCGTAGAAAGCAGAAATACATATTTGTATAGATGTAAGAGTTGCtaagaatgaaagaaaaaaacaataaagaagaggacCTGGATCATTTCCCacctctcttttctttttcaccCTCTTCTATAATGAGTGGTTCATTGGAGATTCAGATAACTGAGTTGAGTGAGTTCAAAAGAAAGGTACCTGGGTCCTCAGCATAGTGTTTTATTCAAAATGAATGCAATGGAAATACTATAACTATGGCCATTAATTAAAGGTCAaaatagcaaaaaaaaagggcacATAGGAAAATACAAGTTTAATTGAATAAtatcaataataataattattattatgagAATAATATAAAAAGAGCCGGGGCTCTCGGAGGACCGGAGTTTTgcgtatatatatatatataaatagtatgtgtgtatgtgattttattttgtcgcaggtttgaaaagaaaatttgtttttacaAAGCTTaacttgtttcttttgcctTCATTCTCTccgtctttttttttttttgttcctcCTTAGTAATctgtatttatttttaatgcCGATGTCTTTAACACTAGTTGATTTGATGACCCTATGCTAGTTTCGTTCGTCgtcattattgtttttttctagtAAGTTATGCATACGTACTAGTATATTGAAAGGAGTTGGTCTACTCAGTAAGCTCTATAAAGTATTGCTATTAGTTTACGTGAGTTGTGGTGACAAAGTTGTTTGGTAAAGCAAGGTCACGTTTAGTTCCCGGGGATAATCGCTGTTTAAATTTGCCCATTGCTCTTTGCTCATTACCCTTTTGCcttaataattttttttttttttttttttttttactccaGGTTTTGCTCCAACAGTGTGCACGCCCAATTagaatattattattattattattattattactactactgttactactactactactagcTGCTGCTAAactaatttttctttcttttctttttttttttttctcattcttttctttccttcttcctttgCTTTCAATTCAAGTTTTACAAGGAATCACTCTTCTAcaattcctttttcctttttgcttttttgcttttttttttttttaacagAAATTACACCCATACCCTCACAcctttcattttcctttccctccaattttctttttctttttttttataaaagaaacagaaccAACGAAGAAAAGAAGTGTGTTTAGTGTGTTGTTTTAATAgaggacaaaaaaaaaaagtatagaTACACTTATATCCAATTAACTTCACTCTTTCCCCTATCTCCCCCTCCCTCCATCCCTTCATCCCCATTTCTATCCATCCATCCACTATCAATTCAACAATGCTTAGAGCTTTCAAGAGTGCTATTCCACGCACTCAACTTTTACACAGCAAGTCATCCATTGCatcgacgacgacgacgacgacgacgacgacgacgagtTTTAGAAAAGTAAACTACTTTGCCACAACCACCAAGAGATTTTTGGCCACTGATACTTTTTTGCAAGGAAACAACTCCAACTATGTTGACGAGATGTACGAGGCTTGGAGACAAGACCCTTCAAGTGTCCATGCCTCATGGAATGCTTACTTCAAAAACATTGAAAACAGCAATGTCCCACCATCACAAGCTTTCCAAGCACCTCCAACCTTGGTACCAACTGTTTCAGGTGGTGCCGCCGGTTTTGTCCCCGGCGCAAGCGGCTCAGCCAACAACCAAGATGTCGTTACCCACTTGAAGGTGCAATTGCTTGTTAGAGCTTACCAAGTTAGAGGTCACCAAAAGGCCAAGATTGATCCTTTGGGAATCTCCTTTGGCGATAGTGCTGATACTCCAAAAGAGTTGACTTTGGAATTTTATGGCTTCACCGAAAAGGACTTGGACAAGGAGATCACTTTGGGTCCAGGTATCTTGCCCAGATTTGCTCAAGGAGACAAGAAGGAAATGACCTTGAGAGAAATCATCAAGGCCTGCGAAGACTTGTACTGTTCCTCTTATGGTGTTGAATACGTCCACATTCCATCAAAGACCCAATGTGACTGgttgagagagagaattgAAATTCCACAACCATTCAAATACTCACAAGACCAAAAGAGACAAATTTTGGACCGTTTGATTTGGGCAACCTCATTTGAATCATTCTTGTCCACTAAATTCGCCAACGACAAGAGATTTGGTTTGGAAGGTTGTGAAGCCATGGTTCCAGCAATGAAGGCCTTGATTGATACCTCGGTCGAATACGGTGTTGAAGATATCGTTATTGGTATGCCACACAGAGGTAGATTGAACATGTTGTCCAATGTTGTGCGTAAACCAAACGAATCAATCTTTTCCGAGTTCTCTGGCTCAAGAGAATTCGATGAAGGTTCAGGTGATGTCAAGTACCACTTGGGTATGAACTACCAAAGACCAACCACCTCGGGTAAGCACGTTAATTTGTCCTTGGTTGCCAACCCATCACACTTGGAATCTGAAGATGGTGTTGTTTTGGGTAAGACTCGTGCTATCCAACAGTACAAGAACGATGTAGGCGAATACAAGAAGGCCATGTCAGTCTTGTTACATGGTGACGCCGCTTTTGCTGCCCAAGGTGTCGTTTACGAAACAATGGGTTTTGCAAACTTGCCAGCATACTCCACTGGTGGTACCATTCACGTTATTGTCAATAACCAAATTGGTTTTACCACTGATCCTAGATTTGCTAGATCAACCTTGTACCCATCTGACATTGCCAAGAGTATTAATGCTCCAATCTTCCACGTGAATGCCGATGACGTTGAAGCATGTACTTTTGTCTTTAACTTGGCTGCTGAGTGGAGAGCAACATACCACACTGATGTTAtcattgatgttgttggttaCAGAAAACACGGTCACAATGAAACAGATCAACCAGCATTTACCCAACCATTGATGTATCAAGAAATCTCGAAAAAGAAGTCTGTCATTGACATTTATGCTAAGCAATTGATTGACGAAGGTACTTTTACTGCAGAAGATATCGAAGAGCACAAGAAATGGGTATGGAACATCTTGGAAGAATCATTCTCCAAGGCCAAGGACTACGAGCCAACATCAAGAGAATGGTTGACTACACCATGGGAAGACTTTAAGTCACCTAAAGAATTGGCCACCGAAGTGTTGCCACACTTTCCAACTGCAGTCGATGAAGcaactttgaaaaagattggTGATGCTATTTCAGAAGTTCCTGAAGGCTTTGAAGTCCACAGAAACTTGAAGCGTATCTTGAACCAACGTAAAAAGACAGTTGAATCCGGTGAAGGTATCGACTACGCTACTGGTGAAGCTCTTGCTTACGGTTCTTTGGCTCTTGAAGGTTACCATGTTAGAGTTTCAGGTCAAGATGTCGAGAGAGGTACTTTTTCACAAAGACACGCGGTCTTGCATGACCAAAAGTCTGAAAGTACATGGACACCATTGTCCAACTTGAGCGATGATCAAGGTGTTTTCAGTATTTCAAACTCCTCGTTGTCTGAGTATGGTGTATTGGGATTTGAATATGGTTACTCCTTGACTTCACCTGATGCATTGGTTGAATGGGAAGCACAATTTGGTGATTTCGCAAACACTGCACAAGTCATTATTGATCAATTCATTGCCGGTGCCGAGTCTAAGTGGAAGCAAAGATCTGGTATTGTTTTGTCATTGCCTCATGGTTATGATGGCCAAGGTCCAGAGCATTCCTCTGGTAGAATTGAGAGATACTTGCAATTATGTAACGAAGACCCACGTCATTTCCCAACTCCAGAGAAATTAGAACGTCAACATCAAGATAGTAATATGCAAGTTGCATACCCAACTACACCAGCTAATGTCTTCCACTTGTTGCGTCGTCAAATGCACAGACAATTCAGAAAGCCAttaattttgttcttttcaaagTCATTATTGCGTCATCCATTGGCCAGATCCGAGTTGAAGGATTTCACTGGTGACTCTGGTTTCCAATGGATCATTGAAGATGTGCTTGGTGACAAGTCCGAGGTGAAGAGGGTTGTTCTTATGACTGGTCAAGTCTACACCTTGTTGCACAAGAAGAGACAACAATTGGAAGACAAGACCACTGCATTTATCAAGATTGAACAATTGAACCCATTCCCATTTGCTCAATTGCGTGATGCATTGAATGAGTACCCAAACATTGAAGATTTGGTATGGTGTCAAGAAGAGCCATTGAACATGGGTGCTTGGTCTTTTGTTGTGCCAAGAGTTGAGTCTACATTGAATGAAACCGACAAGTACAAGGACTTGAAGTTGAGATATGCTGGAAGAGACCCAAGCGCTTCGGTTGCTGCCGGTTCTAAGGCAATGCATTTGGCTGAAGAAGAGCAAGTTTTGGAAGAAGTATTTCAGTAAGTCACTAGTAGTTGGagaagtgaaaaaaaaagaagaaagaattaAACTGAACCATGATGTTTGATGCATGGACGCAGATACCGATAAATAGGATTGTTTAGATGTTTATATCGAATAGATGAGAGAAGtaagagaaaagaatcaagcaacaaaaaactaaaaaaataaagagacgAAGCAATGAAAGCAATGAAAGCAGTGTAATATGAACACGGTAAGACAAAGACTATCTTAAGCAGACAATATTTGTGATTGATGTGCAACACATTTATGTCTATTCAATTGTATTCCTTTTGcctcttcttcgtctttttcttcttcttctctctcgCTCTTTCCCATACACACCATTTCTCTTTCCGTTCACTTCTTCCGCCGCATCAACTTTCATGTTCCGAATAAATTTAATCCCTCCTTCTTCCCCAATCTCAAATCTAAAATTAGGTAACGCGGGGAGTGGGGGAGTGCGGAGGTTTTTTCACAAAGAGCTGAATCAAAGAGACTTGAGGGAAAAGAGGGGCCGGAATTGGTTTTATCCGGGGTGATTTTACAAACCACAAAATAATGGAGATCATGTGCGAGAGagtgaaacaaaaatgtcAAAGAGCCAaaatggagaaaaaaaatggaatgaaaagaaagaagagaggGTTCATGTGATGGTTCAGGGTGTGGTAAACACCATAAAGGTGGTTATACCAGAATCACATTCAGACGATTGAGTTGAAGAACGGTTTAAATGCAGAACTGAATATTATGGTAAAAACAGCAATGAAAACGAAAtgacaacaaaacaaaataaagcaaaacaaaagatggAGAGGAGGAGATATGACTATGTTTGATAATTCGTGTTAAACTTTAGTAGAGTCAATACATTTCATCGCTTCATGATCCCAGATTTTATAATCAACACTAGACGGATTAAAATCGTTTGGAAGAAGGGTTAGAATCTCTGTTGATATTTGTATTACCTCTCTTAAATTCTCGTCACTCCCCTTCCTTTCCTTCATTGTACATTCACACCTCtgccccttttttttttgctctcaACTATAACCGACTCAAACcctgcaaaataaaaaaagtatataataataaaaataaaaataatgaaaataaaataagagAAAAACCTTCGAATAAGTATCCTACTTTGTCAATCACAAAGTTCaaaagttgttttttgttttttgttttttattttgtttggaAAGTATTGAAGtaaaaatacaacaacaatttcgATAACTATCTTGTGGCTttaaccttttttttttatttttttatttgttcgtttgtttgtttgtttgtttgtttgtttccttCCTTTAACATCGGTTCAAGTTCCAGGAactctcttttgttgtttcacTCGTAATGAAAAATCACTGATTGGTTTAGTCAATTTCCGGAGTACATTGTGTAAAttggttttgaaatttccattttcatcGAGATCAAAGTCTTCTATAGCTTGgattttttatattctaCTTCTCTTTGCAAATTCTGCGCATTCCTTATGTCTCTTCGGATATTCGTTTATCCTAAAACTGTTGTGTCAAtgtcccccccccctcccccaaagaaaaaaaaaaagcagaataataattaaaGTCTTCTAATTTTTCCTCCACCTTTCCCCACCTCCAtttttctcctcctccgctcccttccccccccccccccccccccacagacacagacacatacaaataaaaatcaTCAACCAACGATACTCTCGGAAAATCAAATTACAAAAGGAGGAAATAAGACAAAGTGCTATACCAAGGACAAATGTTGTTAGAATCAAACAATATTGGTATCAACATCGCGAAATGCAATAACATATATTTgctctctattttttcttttttatgaATCGGCTATACAGAGAAGAGTCCATGCCATAATTAGATTCAAGTTGTTTGCGGAGTTTTggagaaatttttttatttttt
It includes:
- the PAM17 gene encoding TIM23 complex component (BUSCO:EOG09264HN5) produces the protein MLVLGLSRRCVTKGLFSKVRFNSTSTITNTTTTSGSPSGSLSWVDYFKLKKQNNRINMVSGVITGLGGSLLTLGYLGNIEIDVEKPIMGFDPIMVMGGAVILGGFAGYLVGPFIGSFVFKMLNRSQLRQYEVKNSFFLSRLKNKRPDPSSQSFSNPIPDYYGERIYSLKDYRQWLRDCNAFRRKAKEFL
- the KGD1 gene encoding 2-oxoglutarate dehydrogenase E1 component (BUSCO:EOG09260AZA), giving the protein MLRAFKSAIPRTQLLHSKKVNYFATTTKRFLATDTFLQGNNSNYVDEMYEAWRQDPSSVHASWNAYFKNIENSNVPPSQAFQAPPTLVPTVSGGAAGFVPGASGSANNQDVVTHLKVQLLVRAYQVRGHQKAKIDPLGISFGDSADTPKELTLEFYGFTEKDLDKEITLGPGILPRFAQGDKKEMTLREIIKACEDLYCSSYGVEYVHIPSKTQCDWLRERIEIPQPFKYSQDQKRQILDRLIWATSFESFLSTKFANDKRFGLEGCEAMVPAMKALIDTSVEYGVEDIVIGMPHRGRLNMLSNVVRKPNESIFSEFSGSREFDEGSGDVKYHLGMNYQRPTTSGKHVNLSLVANPSHLESEDGVVLGKTRAIQQYKNDVGEYKKAMSVLLHGDAAFAAQGVVYETMGFANLPAYSTGGTIHVIVNNQIGFTTDPRFARSTLYPSDIAKSINAPIFHVNADDVEACTFVFNLAAEWRATYHTDVIIDVVGYRKHGHNETDQPAFTQPLMYQEISKKKSVIDIYAKQLIDEGTFTAEDIEEHKKWVWNILEESFSKAKDYEPTSREWLTTPWEDFKSPKELATEVLPHFPTAVDEATLKKIGDAISEVPEGFEVHRNLKRILNQRKKTVESGEGIDYATGEALAYGSLALEGYHVRVSGQDVERGTFSQRHAVLHDQKSESTWTPLSNLSDDQGVFSISNSSLSEYGVLGFEYGYSLTSPDALVEWEAQFGDFANTAQVIIDQFIAGAESKWKQRSGIVLSLPHGYDGQGPEHSSGRIERYLQLCNEDPRHFPTPEKLERQHQDSNMQVAYPTTPANVFHLLRRQMHRQFRKPLILFFSKSLLRHPLARSELKDFTGDSGFQWIIEDVLGDKSEVKRVVLMTGQVYTLLHKKRQQLEDKTTAFIKIEQLNPFPFAQLRDALNEYPNIEDLVWCQEEPLNMGAWSFVVPRVESTLNETDKYKDLKLRYAGRDPSASVAAGSKAMHLAEEEQVLEEVFQ